Proteins encoded by one window of Lycium barbarum isolate Lr01 chromosome 11, ASM1917538v2, whole genome shotgun sequence:
- the LOC132619972 gene encoding uncharacterized protein LOC132619972, with product MVDTTAENATGSGATTVASSSRTTTVPTMAATEKPGKFSGIDFKRRQQKMFFYLTTLSLQKFITEEVPVLSEETPDNEHFIVMEAWNHSDFLCKNYILNGLDDGLYNVYSGYNKSVMSQVQKLQVITHDLFAEGMVVNGAFQVAAIIEKLPPLWKDFKNYLKHKRKEMTLEDLIVQLRIEEDNRSAEKKANGKLAIMGANIVETASTSSKKRKRASRGKNVLSKKKFKGSCYN from the exons ATGGTTGATACCACTGCCGAGAACGCTACTGGTTCTGGTGCAACGACTGTCGCCTCTTCTAGTCGCACCACAACTGTCCCTACAATGGCTGCGACAGAAAAGCCCGGAAAGTTTTCTGGCATCGACTTTAAACGCCGGCAACAGAAAATGTTCTTCTACTTAACAACCCtcagtttgcaaaaatttattactGAAGAAGTTCCTGTTCTATCAGAAGAGACTCCGGACAATGAGCATTTCATCGTGATGGAAGCATGGAATCATTCTGATTTTCTATGTAAAAACTATATTCTCAATGGGCTGGATGATGGTCTATATAATGTCTATAGCGGCT ATAATAAATCTGTCATGTCTCAAGTCCAGAAACTTCAAGTGATTACACATGATCTGTTTGCGGAAGGAATGGTAGTCAATGGAGCTTTCCAGGTTGCGGCCATTATTGAAAAATTGCCTcctttgtggaaggattttaaaAACTACTTAAAGCACAAACGTAAGGAAATGACATTAGAAGATCTTATCGTCCAGCTTAGAATTGAGGAAGACAACAGATCTGCTGAGAAGAAGGCCAATGGCAAACTAGCAATAATGGGGGCAAACATCGTTGAAACTGCCTCTACAAGTTCAAAGAAAAGGAAGCGGGCTTCTAGAGGGAAGAATGTTCTAAGCAAGAAGAAATTCAAAGGAAGTTGTTACAATTGA